In Bacillota bacterium, the genomic window TCGCTGGGCAACGTGGTGGCGCCCGAGGAGGTAGTCGACCGGTACGGAGCCGACGTGTTGCGCGTCTGGGTGGCCAGCTCCGACTACCGGGAGGACATGCGCATCTCCGACGCCATCCTGGAGCAGGCGGCGGACGCCTATCGCAAGGTGCGCAACACGCTCCGCTTCCTCCTGGGCAACCTCTACGACTTCCGGCCGGGCCAGGGCGAGGTGCGCGAGGAGCTGGACCTCTGGCTCCTGGCGCGCCTGGCGGAGGTGGCCGAGCGGGCGCGCGAGGCCATGGACCGCTACGACTTCCGGGCCGCCTTCGGCGAGCTGCACACCTTCTGCGTCAACGACCTGAGCGCCCTCTATCTGGATGTGAGCAAGGATCGCCTCTACACGCTGGAGCCCGGCTCGCCGCGCCGCCGCTCGGCGCAGGAGGCCATCTGGATCACCGCCTCCGCGCTGGCGCGGATCCTGGCCGTCTTCATCCCGCACACGGCGGAGGAGGCGTGGGAGCACCTGCCCCGTGCAGCCGGCCAGCCGGCCTGGGTCCAGCTGGCCGAGTGGCCCGGGGAGCTGGAGCGCTGGCGGGACCCCGGACGGCTGGCGCGCTGGCGCGAACTCCTCGCCGTCGGCCAGGAAGCCGCGCGGGCGCTGGAGGAGGCCCGCCAGTCGCGGCGGATCCAGCGCTCGCAGGAGGCGCTCCTGCGCATCCGCGCCCGGGGCGAGCGCCGTGCGCTCCTGGAGGAGGCGACGCCGCTGCTGCCCGAGCTCTACCGCGTGGCGGCGGTGGAGGTGGTCGAGGCGGCGGAGGGGGAGAGCGACGCCTGCGAGGTGGAGCGGGCGCCGGGGGCGAAGTGCGACCGATGCTGGAACGTGCGTGAAGACGTGGGCCGCGACCCCGGCTACCCGGGCGTCTGCGGCCGCTGTGCCGGCGTCCTCCGGGCGCTGGGCGTCCCCCCGCGGGAGGCGGGCGGAGCGGGCGCCCCGGCGGCGGGGGAGCGCGCCGGCGGCGAGGAGGGGGGAAAGGCGTGATCGAGGTCGGCCAGCCGGCCCCCGACTTCCGGTTGCCCGCCACCCGCGTCGGCGAGGTGGCGCTCTCGGATTTCCGGGGGCAGAACGTCTACCTCATCTTCTATCCGAAGGACAACACCCCGGGCTGCCAGCGCCAGCTGAGCGCGGCCCGGGACGCGTACGAGGAGTACCGCCGGCTGCGCACGGCCGTGCTGGCGGTCAACCCGGGGAGCCTGGCCTCGCACGAGCGCTGGAGCGAGCGCGAGGGCTTCCCCTTCCCCATCGCGGTCGACGCCGACCGCTCGGTGGCGGCGGCCTACGACGCGCTCAAGGAGAACGGCACCAGCATCCAGCGCACCGTCTACCTGATCGACGGGCGGGGCGTCGTCCGCTACGCCAAGCGCGGCATGCCCTCCACCGAGGAGCTGCTGGAGCGCCTGGACGCCATCAACGCCGCCGGTCCGGAGGCGTAGGGCGGAGCGCCCTGCGGGGCGGTCGCCGGCGGATGGAGGGCTTCCTCCCCGGAGAGCCTACGGCCGGGGAGGGAGCCTTCATGTACCCCCGGGCGGAGAGGCTCCGCCGGCGCATCGAGGCGGAGATGGCCTCGCTCCGCCACCGCCTGGAGGCGGTGGAGTCGGGGCTGGGCCGGAGCCAGGGCGAGGCGCTGGGCGAGCTGTCCACCTACGACAACCATCCCGCCGACATCGGCGACGAGACGTTTCAGCGGAGCCAGGACGTGGCCTACCGCAACCGCTGGGAGCGCCGGCTGGAGGAGCTCGAGGCGGCGCTCCGGCGCATGGACGAGGGCACCTACGGCTACTGCGAGCGCTGCGGGCGGCCCATCGAGATCGGCCGCCTGGAGGCGGCGCCCGAGGCGCGGCTCTGCGCCTCCTGCCAGCGGGCGGCCGAGGCGAAGGCCGAGGCGGGAGGCGAGCGGCGGCGCCCGGCGGAGGAGGC contains:
- a CDS encoding peroxiredoxin: MIEVGQPAPDFRLPATRVGEVALSDFRGQNVYLIFYPKDNTPGCQRQLSAARDAYEEYRRLRTAVLAVNPGSLASHERWSEREGFPFPIAVDADRSVAAAYDALKENGTSIQRTVYLIDGRGVVRYAKRGMPSTEELLERLDAINAAGPEA
- a CDS encoding TraR/DksA C4-type zinc finger protein, coding for MYPRAERLRRRIEAEMASLRHRLEAVESGLGRSQGEALGELSTYDNHPADIGDETFQRSQDVAYRNRWERRLEELEAALRRMDEGTYGYCERCGRPIEIGRLEAAPEARLCASCQRAAEAKAEAGGERRRPAEEAWLAPPWGASAARAGAAERAYDAEEAWHDVARYGTSDTPQDDPQMAEHGRLGSFEGEEEPPEG